The Sphingomonas sinipercae genome contains a region encoding:
- the hflX gene encoding GTPase HflX, producing MTIDDTDVNDVTRGERALVIGVERHGQTNGRSSEARLDEAAGLAEAIGVEVVARRTYRLRQVRPATLLGSGQVAEIAQLAEEHGAGLAVIDAALTPVQQKSLEEGLKTKVIDRTGLILEIFGERAATAEGRLQVELAHLDYQAGRLVRSWTHLERQRGGFGFLGGPGETQIEADRRMIRDRMARIRRELEQVKRTRTLHRDRRQRAPWPVVALVGYTNAGKSTLFNRLTGEAVVAEDMLFATLDPTMREIRLPGFDKAILSDTVGFVSDLPTQLVAAFRATLEEVASADLLIHVRDISHPDSEAQRADVEAVLEQLGVGREEEGAPPLVEAWNKIDLIEGDDRQALLNEASRRADVLPISAISGEGIDALKAFIAERLRSGSAMHSIRIPISDGGRIAWLHARGEVVGQRMHDGEVEIEVRLSPENWARFQSLVDQSV from the coding sequence GTGACCATCGACGACACTGACGTCAACGACGTCACTCGGGGCGAGCGGGCACTGGTCATCGGGGTCGAGCGCCACGGCCAGACCAACGGGCGTTCGAGCGAAGCCCGACTGGACGAGGCTGCGGGCCTTGCCGAGGCGATCGGAGTCGAGGTTGTCGCCCGCAGAACCTACCGCCTTCGCCAAGTGCGACCGGCGACATTGCTCGGAAGCGGCCAGGTTGCCGAGATCGCACAACTGGCCGAAGAGCATGGCGCCGGGTTGGCCGTGATCGATGCCGCGCTGACGCCAGTGCAACAGAAGTCGTTGGAAGAAGGCCTGAAAACCAAGGTTATCGATCGTACGGGTCTGATCCTGGAAATCTTCGGCGAACGTGCGGCAACCGCTGAAGGCCGGCTGCAGGTCGAGCTTGCCCACCTCGATTACCAGGCCGGCCGACTGGTTCGTAGCTGGACCCACCTTGAACGCCAGCGCGGCGGGTTCGGCTTCCTGGGTGGCCCGGGCGAAACGCAGATCGAGGCGGACCGGCGAATGATCCGCGACCGGATGGCGCGGATCCGGCGCGAACTGGAGCAAGTGAAGCGCACCCGGACCTTGCACCGCGACCGAAGGCAGCGGGCGCCGTGGCCGGTCGTCGCGCTGGTCGGCTACACCAACGCTGGCAAATCGACGCTGTTCAACCGGCTGACCGGCGAAGCGGTGGTGGCCGAAGACATGCTTTTCGCAACGCTCGACCCAACGATGCGCGAAATCCGCCTTCCGGGGTTCGACAAGGCGATCCTCTCCGACACCGTCGGTTTCGTCTCGGACCTGCCGACGCAGTTGGTCGCGGCCTTTCGGGCAACCCTGGAAGAGGTCGCGTCGGCCGATCTGCTCATCCACGTGCGCGACATCTCCCACCCGGACAGTGAAGCCCAGCGGGCCGACGTCGAAGCTGTGCTCGAACAATTGGGCGTTGGCCGCGAAGAGGAGGGGGCCCCACCGCTGGTCGAAGCATGGAACAAGATCGACCTGATCGAGGGCGACGACCGCCAGGCATTGCTTAACGAAGCTTCCCGCCGCGCGGACGTCTTGCCGATTTCAGCGATCAGCGGCGAGGGGATCGATGCCTTAAAGGCCTTCATTGCCGAGCGCTTGCGGAGTGGATCCGCCATGCATTCGATCCGCATCCCGATCAGCGACGGCGGCAGGATTGCCTGGCTACACGCCCGCGGGGAGGTCGTCGGGCAGCGGATGCACGACGGCGAGGTCGAGATCGAGGTCCGGCTGTCGCCGGAGAATTGGGCGCGCTTCCAATCGCTCGTGGATCAGTCGGTCTGA
- the mazG gene encoding nucleoside triphosphate pyrophosphohydrolase, producing MSLERLVSIMRRLRDPQRGCEWDLQQSFATIAPYTIEEAYEVADAIQRGDMDALVEELGDLQLQVVFHAQMAEEAGLFTLDDVMRRIGDKLERRHPHVFGGAAESPGWDAIKAAERVGGGDDSALAGIALALPALDRAAKLQRRAARTGFDWPDESGPRAKIDEELAELDAETHRDRREEELGDLLFAVVNLARHLNIDPEDALRKATNKFERRFRAIETAPGFEAMDLESMERLWTEAKAAQTD from the coding sequence ATGAGCCTCGAGCGGCTCGTTTCCATCATGCGACGGTTGCGCGATCCGCAGCGCGGATGCGAATGGGATTTGCAGCAGAGCTTTGCGACCATCGCGCCCTACACGATCGAGGAAGCCTACGAAGTCGCGGACGCCATCCAGCGCGGCGACATGGACGCGCTCGTCGAAGAGCTAGGCGACCTGCAGCTGCAGGTCGTGTTTCACGCCCAAATGGCCGAAGAAGCTGGGCTTTTCACGCTGGATGACGTCATGCGGCGCATCGGCGACAAGCTGGAGCGCCGCCACCCGCACGTGTTCGGCGGTGCGGCAGAAAGCCCTGGCTGGGACGCGATCAAGGCCGCCGAACGTGTCGGCGGCGGCGACGACAGCGCCTTGGCTGGCATCGCGCTGGCGTTGCCGGCCCTGGATCGCGCGGCAAAGCTGCAGCGGCGGGCAGCGCGGACCGGCTTCGACTGGCCCGACGAGTCCGGCCCGCGCGCAAAGATCGATGAAGAGTTGGCTGAACTCGATGCCGAGACGCACCGGGATCGGCGCGAGGAGGAATTGGGCGACCTGCTGTTCGCGGTCGTGAACCTCGCACGGCATCTCAACATTGACCCTGAAGACGCTCTACGGAAAGCGACCAACAAGTTCGAACGCCGCTTCCGTGCGATCGAGACGGCGCCCGGGTTCGAAGCGATGGATCTGGAATCGATGGAACGGCTTTGGACCGAAGCAAAGGCAGCTCAGACCGACTGA
- a CDS encoding MBL fold metallo-hydrolase, whose translation MKLRILGCGTSAGVPRIGPDWGQCDPQEPRNRRTRCSVVVESGRKRLLVDCGPDLRQQLLAAEIGTLDAVVVTHDHADHCHGIDELRTVAQHAGGAIPLYARPDVVGKLGQRFGYAFNASSFYIPVVEGRDVAEFTRFGSVDVAVVDQPHGEITSLGLRFEEGGHRAVYAIDFHEMTPDMATQYEAADVMICDCLQRRPHPTHAHLDAVLGWARELRIGALYLSHMNNSMDYRTLVAELPDWAAPAFDGLEIAL comes from the coding sequence TTGAAGCTTCGCATCCTGGGCTGCGGCACTTCGGCCGGCGTGCCCCGGATTGGTCCCGATTGGGGCCAGTGCGACCCGCAAGAGCCGCGCAACCGTCGCACCCGCTGCTCGGTGGTCGTTGAGAGCGGCCGTAAGCGCTTGCTGGTGGACTGCGGTCCCGACTTGCGCCAGCAACTGCTGGCGGCGGAAATCGGCACTTTGGACGCCGTCGTCGTCACCCACGACCATGCCGACCATTGCCACGGCATCGATGAACTTCGGACCGTCGCCCAGCACGCCGGTGGCGCGATCCCGCTCTATGCGCGCCCGGATGTGGTGGGGAAACTCGGGCAACGTTTCGGTTATGCCTTCAATGCTTCGTCGTTTTACATTCCGGTCGTAGAAGGACGCGATGTTGCGGAATTCACGCGGTTCGGTTCCGTCGACGTGGCCGTCGTCGACCAGCCTCACGGCGAAATCACCTCGCTTGGCCTGCGCTTCGAGGAAGGCGGCCACCGGGCGGTTTATGCCATCGATTTCCACGAGATGACGCCCGACATGGCAACGCAGTACGAAGCTGCAGACGTCATGATTTGCGATTGCCTGCAACGGCGGCCGCATCCGACGCACGCGCACCTGGACGCGGTGCTCGGCTGGGCCCGCGAGCTGCGGATCGGTGCGCTCTACTTGAGCCATATGAACAACAGCATGGACTATCGGACTCTGGTCGCGGAGCTTCCGGACTGGGCAGCGCCGGCATTCGACGGACTGGAGATCGCGCTGTGA
- a CDS encoding TatD family hydrolase has protein sequence MRLVDSHCHLIYEGLAERQDEVLDNARARGVTAFLNISTRQREWSDVIAVAERNADVWASVGVHPHEADAHPDLGAAALVEAAQHPRVIAIGECGLDYFYDKSDRAAQRDRFQAHIEAARATGLPLVVHTRDAEDDTATMLEAAVAEGGVRGVLHCFTGSADLARKALDLGFFISLSGIVTFKNARDLQDTAKQIPLDRLLVETDAPFLAPVPNRGKTCEPAFVVDTAAFVAGLREEGPEMLADATSANFYRLFNRAAPVSA, from the coding sequence TTGAGGCTCGTCGACAGCCATTGCCACCTCATTTACGAGGGCCTTGCCGAGCGCCAGGACGAAGTTCTGGACAATGCCCGTGCCCGCGGCGTCACCGCCTTCCTCAACATCTCGACCAGGCAGCGCGAATGGAGTGACGTCATTGCCGTTGCCGAACGCAATGCGGACGTCTGGGCCAGCGTCGGCGTTCACCCCCACGAAGCGGATGCGCACCCCGATTTAGGAGCTGCGGCGCTGGTCGAGGCCGCGCAGCATCCGCGCGTGATCGCGATCGGCGAATGCGGCCTCGACTATTTCTACGACAAGTCCGACCGCGCCGCCCAGCGCGACCGGTTCCAGGCCCACATCGAGGCGGCGCGAGCAACCGGACTGCCGCTCGTCGTGCACACGCGCGATGCCGAAGACGACACCGCGACCATGCTGGAAGCCGCGGTCGCCGAGGGCGGGGTACGCGGCGTGCTTCACTGCTTCACAGGCTCGGCCGACTTGGCGCGCAAGGCGTTGGACCTCGGCTTCTTCATCTCCCTGTCCGGCATCGTCACGTTCAAGAATGCGCGGGATCTGCAGGATACCGCCAAGCAAATCCCGCTCGACCGACTGTTGGTCGAAACTGACGCGCCGTTCCTTGCACCGGTACCGAACCGCGGGAAAACCTGCGAGCCAGCGTTCGTCGTGGATACGGCCGCATTCGTGGCAGGCTTGCGGGAAGAGGGCCCTGAAATGCTCGCCGACGCCACGAGCGCCAATTTCTACCGCCTGTTCAACCGGGCGGCACCGGTGAGCGCTTGA
- the metG gene encoding methionine--tRNA ligase, translating to MADPYYITTAISYPNGPPHIGHAYEAIAADVIARFQRARGRDVRFQTGTDEHGLKMAQAARAQDVPPAEFAGKMSLLFQEMCDRLEVSYDRFIRTSEPDHHRASQAIWTAMAERGDLYLDRYEGWYSVRDEAFYEESELVAGEGGAKLSPQGTPVEWTAEESWFFRLSAYQQKLLDHYQAHPDFIRPESRRNEVVRFVEGGLKDLSVSRTSFDWGVPVPGSDDHVMYVWLDALTNYITGVGYPDDTAAWRRYWPADVHLIGKDVVRFHAVYWPAFLMSAGIALPKQVYGHGFLLSRGEKMSKSVGNVVDPIALVDAFGVDPLRYFLMREVTFGQDGSYSAEAIVNRVNAELANSFGNLAQRTLSMVYKNLDGVLPQQGERAEDRELLGKVDQAVADLAGRFEDMAFSVGLEAWMSAVFACNAYVDATAPWALRKTDPKRMAEVLGTLVAAVRKLAQAVLPVVPAAAQKLIDIIDAGADAPIAQPVPIFPRLELMEEGA from the coding sequence GTGGCCGACCCATATTATATCACTACCGCGATCAGCTATCCCAACGGGCCGCCGCACATCGGCCATGCCTATGAGGCTATTGCCGCCGATGTCATCGCCCGCTTCCAGCGCGCCCGCGGCCGCGACGTGCGATTCCAGACCGGCACCGACGAACATGGCCTGAAAATGGCCCAGGCAGCCCGTGCCCAGGATGTGCCGCCAGCCGAGTTTGCCGGCAAAATGTCGTTACTTTTCCAGGAGATGTGCGATCGTCTTGAGGTTTCATACGATCGTTTCATTCGCACGTCCGAACCGGATCACCACCGCGCGAGCCAGGCGATCTGGACCGCGATGGCCGAACGCGGCGACCTGTACCTCGACCGTTACGAAGGCTGGTACTCCGTCCGCGACGAGGCATTCTACGAAGAAAGCGAGTTGGTGGCGGGCGAGGGCGGTGCGAAGCTGTCCCCGCAGGGCACGCCGGTCGAATGGACGGCGGAGGAAAGCTGGTTTTTCCGCCTGTCGGCCTACCAGCAGAAACTGCTCGACCATTATCAGGCGCATCCCGACTTCATCCGCCCCGAAAGCCGTCGCAACGAAGTCGTGCGCTTCGTCGAAGGCGGCTTGAAGGATCTTTCGGTCTCGCGAACCAGCTTCGACTGGGGCGTGCCGGTGCCGGGCAGCGACGACCATGTGATGTATGTCTGGCTCGACGCGCTGACCAACTACATCACCGGAGTCGGCTATCCGGATGATACTGCAGCCTGGCGCCGCTATTGGCCGGCCGATGTTCACCTCATCGGCAAGGACGTCGTCCGCTTCCACGCCGTCTATTGGCCGGCGTTCCTGATGTCGGCGGGAATCGCGTTGCCGAAGCAGGTTTACGGGCACGGTTTCCTGCTCAGCCGAGGCGAAAAGATGTCGAAAAGCGTCGGCAACGTTGTCGACCCGATCGCGCTGGTCGATGCGTTCGGGGTCGATCCGCTGCGCTATTTCCTGATGCGGGAAGTAACCTTCGGCCAGGACGGGAGCTATTCGGCCGAAGCGATCGTCAACCGCGTCAATGCCGAGCTTGCAAACAGCTTCGGCAATCTCGCGCAGCGCACTTTATCCATGGTTTACAAAAATCTCGACGGCGTTCTTCCGCAACAAGGTGAGCGAGCGGAAGACCGCGAGTTGCTGGGCAAGGTCGACCAGGCAGTCGCCGACCTGGCAGGGCGCTTCGAGGACATGGCGTTCTCTGTCGGGCTTGAAGCGTGGATGAGCGCCGTCTTCGCCTGCAACGCCTATGTCGATGCCACCGCGCCTTGGGCCCTTCGCAAGACGGATCCGAAACGCATGGCGGAGGTGCTTGGGACGCTGGTCGCAGCAGTCCGCAAGCTGGCACAGGCGGTTCTGCCCGTCGTCCCCGCCGCCGCGCAGAAGTTGATCGACATCATTGACGCCGGGGCCGATGCGCCGATCGCCCAGCCGGTGCCGATCTTTCCTCGCCTCGAGCTGATGGAGGAGGGGGCTTGA
- a CDS encoding DNA polymerase III subunit delta': MIFGQDKAIEQFRRAWDSRELHHAWLLGGPRGIGKAHFARLAARRVLAEAAGPSFEAAALDAPSDHPIVKLLEAGSHPDMRWIERLPKERGEGLARSITVKQVRELGEFLNLTPALSPWRAIVIDSVDDLEREGANALLKMLEEPPANTIFFLVSHAPGRLLPTIRSRCRRLDFSKLDDAAMTSVLDAQAPEIAAADRQRLIDLAGGSAGRALGMAALDLAPLEQKVVAILKTGDATNQQRVQLAEELGRKGAGDRYAAFLELVPTVLVQQSRRLPPERRGPAIAAYERVRELAALAPRLSLDPAATVFQLGGILASVAPKQLP; encoded by the coding sequence GTGATTTTCGGACAAGACAAGGCGATCGAGCAGTTCCGCCGCGCTTGGGATAGCCGCGAGCTTCACCATGCGTGGCTGCTCGGCGGACCTCGCGGCATCGGCAAGGCGCACTTCGCTCGCCTGGCCGCGCGGCGAGTGCTCGCGGAAGCTGCGGGACCGTCTTTCGAAGCCGCCGCGCTGGACGCACCGTCGGATCACCCGATCGTCAAGCTGCTGGAAGCCGGTAGCCACCCCGACATGCGCTGGATCGAGCGGCTGCCCAAGGAGCGCGGCGAGGGCCTGGCACGAAGCATCACCGTCAAGCAAGTCCGCGAGCTCGGCGAGTTCCTCAACCTGACACCCGCGCTCTCCCCCTGGCGGGCGATCGTGATCGACAGCGTCGACGATCTTGAGCGCGAAGGTGCCAATGCGCTCCTGAAAATGCTCGAGGAGCCGCCGGCCAACACCATCTTCTTCCTGGTCAGCCATGCCCCGGGGCGACTGCTGCCGACGATCCGGTCACGGTGCCGGCGGCTGGACTTCAGCAAGCTGGATGATGCTGCCATGACGTCAGTACTCGACGCCCAAGCCCCTGAAATCGCTGCGGCGGACCGCCAGCGGCTGATTGACCTTGCGGGCGGTTCCGCTGGCCGCGCGCTGGGCATGGCCGCACTTGATCTAGCGCCGCTGGAGCAAAAGGTGGTCGCCATCCTGAAAACCGGCGATGCCACGAACCAGCAGCGCGTCCAGCTGGCCGAAGAACTCGGCCGGAAAGGCGCGGGCGATCGTTACGCCGCGTTCCTGGAGCTCGTGCCGACAGTGCTAGTGCAACAGAGCCGGCGCTTACCCCCAGAGCGGCGCGGGCCTGCGATCGCCGCCTACGAACGGGTTCGGGAACTTGCTGCGCTCGCGCCGCGCCTTTCGCTCGATCCCGCCGCTACGGTGTTCCAGCTTGGCGGTATCCTTGCCTCGGTTGCACCGAAGCAGCTTCCTTGA
- the tmk gene encoding dTMP kinase: MNARGRFISLEGGEGVGKSTQLRALAAALQELGLTVVTTREPGGSEGAEAIRRLLLEGDDSRWSAEAEALLFAAARSDHVGKTIRPALDRGQWVLSDRFVDSSLAYQGGALELGIDRVRQLHAFGSGGFLPDRTLILLMDGGRDRALARDTGESDRIGGRSTDFHDSVERAFRTIAAEEPERVRLVDASGSPEAVTGRLLDQLADLLP; this comes from the coding sequence GTGAACGCGCGCGGGCGCTTCATCAGCCTCGAAGGCGGGGAAGGCGTCGGTAAGTCGACCCAGCTTCGGGCGTTGGCCGCGGCCTTACAGGAGCTCGGCCTCACCGTCGTCACCACGCGCGAACCCGGCGGCAGCGAGGGGGCCGAGGCGATCCGGCGATTGCTGCTAGAGGGTGACGACAGCCGCTGGTCGGCTGAGGCCGAGGCATTGCTGTTCGCGGCGGCACGCTCCGACCATGTGGGCAAAACGATCCGCCCGGCGCTCGATCGCGGCCAATGGGTGCTGAGCGATCGCTTCGTCGATTCCTCGTTGGCCTATCAGGGCGGGGCCCTTGAGCTTGGCATCGATCGGGTGCGGCAGTTGCACGCTTTCGGCAGTGGCGGTTTCCTGCCCGACCGCACGTTGATCCTGCTTATGGACGGCGGGCGCGATCGCGCACTTGCCCGGGACACGGGCGAAAGCGATCGCATTGGCGGCCGTTCGACCGACTTCCACGACTCCGTCGAGCGGGCCTTCCGGACGATTGCTGCGGAGGAACCCGAACGGGTCCGCCTCGTCGATGCCTCGGGTTCCCCGGAAGCCGTCACCGGTCGCTTGCTCGACCAGTTGGCGGACTTGCTGCCGTGA
- a CDS encoding D-alanyl-D-alanine carboxypeptidase family protein: protein MKRAFFLITAAAMLSAPAPARAPQFETTARNAFLIDLSSGAVLYAKNADQRMPPASMAKMMTTEVAFELIDQGKLPLDKMCTVRPETWQKWHGPAAGSTMFLSANEQVSVENLLHGIVTLSGNDASVVLAECIAGTEEAFAEQMNALAGTLGLTNSHFGNSNGWPDEGRTYVTARDLGTLARATIERHPKLYKQFYGQLSFTWGKTLGSGTAITQGNRNPILGKVPGADGLKTGHTEEAGYGFTGSAEQNGRRLIEVVAGLPSWNDRVSESTRLISWGFNAWQAKPLFKAGTEIAKAQVQMGSESEVSLVAPRDLAVTIPAGLSVNGGKMQVKVRYNGPIKAPIAKGQHIADLVVLTGDTAPQTVPLVAGEAVGEAGFFGRAWHGFKSLFGMA, encoded by the coding sequence ATGAAGCGCGCATTCTTCCTTATCACCGCCGCAGCAATGCTTTCCGCTCCAGCGCCGGCCAGGGCGCCGCAATTCGAGACGACGGCGCGCAACGCCTTCCTCATCGACCTGAGCTCCGGTGCTGTCCTTTACGCCAAGAACGCCGACCAGCGGATGCCGCCGGCCTCGATGGCGAAGATGATGACGACCGAAGTCGCCTTCGAACTGATCGACCAGGGGAAGCTACCGCTCGACAAGATGTGCACCGTTCGCCCGGAGACATGGCAGAAATGGCATGGTCCGGCGGCGGGCTCTACAATGTTCCTTTCCGCCAATGAGCAGGTCAGCGTCGAAAACCTGCTGCACGGGATCGTCACGCTGTCTGGCAACGATGCCTCGGTGGTGCTGGCCGAGTGCATTGCCGGCACCGAAGAAGCCTTTGCCGAGCAGATGAATGCGCTGGCCGGGACGCTTGGGCTGACGAACAGCCACTTTGGCAACAGCAACGGCTGGCCTGACGAGGGGCGCACCTATGTGACCGCCCGCGACCTCGGCACGCTCGCCCGCGCAACGATCGAGCGGCATCCCAAGCTCTACAAGCAGTTCTACGGCCAGTTGAGCTTCACCTGGGGCAAGACTCTGGGTTCAGGCACCGCCATCACTCAGGGCAATCGCAATCCGATCCTAGGCAAGGTTCCGGGCGCCGATGGGCTGAAGACGGGCCATACGGAAGAGGCCGGCTATGGCTTCACCGGGTCGGCCGAACAGAATGGTCGCCGGTTGATCGAAGTCGTGGCGGGGCTGCCGAGCTGGAACGACCGGGTCAGCGAGTCGACGCGGCTGATCAGCTGGGGCTTCAATGCCTGGCAGGCCAAGCCGCTGTTCAAGGCCGGGACCGAGATCGCGAAGGCGCAGGTGCAAATGGGTAGTGAGAGCGAAGTATCGCTGGTCGCCCCGCGCGACCTGGCCGTCACGATCCCCGCAGGCTTGTCGGTCAATGGCGGCAAGATGCAGGTCAAGGTCCGTTACAACGGCCCGATCAAGGCACCGATCGCCAAGGGCCAGCATATCGCCGACCTGGTCGTGCTGACCGGTGACACGGCGCCGCAGACGGTGCCGCTGGTCGCCGGCGAGGCTGTCGGCGAAGCCGGATTCTTCGGCCGCGCCTGGCACGGGTTCAAGAGCCTGTTTGGAATGGCCTGA
- a CDS encoding lytic murein transglycosylase: MRWEIGWTIAALAPLALGPAQAQGAAQRASAIPAAAAVATQAQPVVVHQNALPPVAQPAPAGGAFQQYKLRLTALARAARIREQTIQSVIPGLELSNRVIELDRAQRPRSTAGTSYVPPMAPYIRDHVTSSLITRGQARYAAHWPNLSRIQLRFGVDPAVIMAIYGKETSYGSVTGNFDLLPALATLAYEGRRRAFFEEEFIAALRLLDQGVGRWTLKGSYAGATGYPQFMPSVALRLRADGDGDGYADIWRNEDDAFASIANYLRSAGWKPNVPWGIPVRVAPTLNRTAIQSHLNAPRCAAVFRRHSRWLTVAEWRALGVTPVYRTLPDTELATLMEPDGPGAGGYLLTTNYRAILDYNCSNFYAMSVGLLADRIARR, encoded by the coding sequence TTGCGTTGGGAAATAGGCTGGACGATCGCGGCACTGGCGCCCCTCGCGCTGGGACCGGCGCAGGCGCAAGGCGCGGCTCAACGCGCGTCGGCCATTCCGGCAGCGGCAGCGGTCGCGACCCAGGCGCAACCGGTGGTCGTTCACCAGAACGCGCTTCCGCCGGTTGCGCAGCCAGCGCCGGCCGGCGGGGCCTTCCAGCAATATAAGCTACGTCTGACCGCTCTTGCCCGGGCGGCGCGGATCCGGGAGCAGACCATTCAGTCGGTGATTCCGGGCCTTGAACTCAGCAACCGGGTGATCGAGCTCGACCGCGCGCAGCGGCCGCGATCGACGGCGGGCACCAGCTATGTTCCGCCAATGGCGCCCTACATTCGCGACCACGTGACCTCGTCGCTGATCACCCGGGGGCAGGCGCGCTACGCCGCCCATTGGCCTAACCTGTCGCGCATTCAGCTTCGCTTCGGCGTCGATCCGGCGGTGATCATGGCGATCTACGGCAAGGAAACGAGTTACGGTTCGGTTACCGGAAACTTCGACTTGCTGCCGGCCTTGGCAACGCTTGCCTATGAAGGGCGAAGGCGCGCCTTTTTCGAGGAAGAGTTCATCGCCGCGCTCCGGCTCCTGGACCAGGGCGTGGGGCGCTGGACGCTGAAGGGCAGTTACGCCGGCGCAACCGGATATCCGCAGTTCATGCCGTCCGTCGCGCTGCGCCTTCGCGCCGACGGCGATGGAGACGGCTATGCCGATATCTGGCGCAACGAGGACGACGCCTTCGCGTCGATCGCCAACTACCTGCGCAGTGCCGGCTGGAAACCGAATGTCCCGTGGGGAATTCCGGTGCGGGTCGCGCCGACGCTGAACCGCACCGCTATCCAGTCGCATCTCAATGCACCGCGTTGCGCCGCCGTCTTTCGCCGGCACAGCCGCTGGCTAACCGTCGCCGAATGGCGCGCGCTTGGCGTCACGCCGGTCTATCGGACGCTTCCGGACACGGAACTGGCGACCCTGATGGAGCCGGACGGCCCCGGCGCCGGCGGCTATCTGCTGACCACCAACTATCGCGCCATCCTCGATTACAATTGCTCGAACTTCTATGCGATGTCGGTGGGACTGCTGGCCGATCGCATTGCCCGGCGCTGA
- a CDS encoding BlaI/MecI/CopY family transcriptional regulator yields the protein MLNKIPPRERQIVDLLFQRGEMTASDVCEALPVQLSGSAVRAMLKRLEDKGFVKRADSERGYLYSPAVSETAARKSALSEVVRVFFNGSPAGAATALLGMSDRLDTDQLDELEQMIAKARADKGTK from the coding sequence GTGCTCAACAAGATACCTCCCCGCGAACGGCAAATTGTCGACCTGCTCTTCCAACGTGGCGAAATGACCGCGTCGGATGTCTGCGAAGCGCTGCCCGTGCAGCTCAGCGGTTCCGCGGTGCGCGCGATGCTCAAGCGGCTCGAGGACAAGGGCTTCGTCAAGCGCGCCGATTCGGAGCGCGGCTATCTCTATAGCCCCGCGGTTTCCGAGACCGCGGCGCGCAAGTCTGCGTTGAGCGAAGTCGTCCGCGTCTTTTTCAACGGTTCCCCGGCGGGTGCCGCGACGGCTTTGCTGGGCATGTCCGACCGCCTCGATACCGATCAGCTCGACGAGCTCGAGCAGATGATCGCCAAGGCGCGCGCGGACAAGGGAACGAAGTAA